A segment of the Daphnia pulex isolate KAP4 chromosome 10, ASM2113471v1 genome:
GATGCAATGAAAACTCTGGATACCGTACGGGTTGGCAAAGTTGTCATGGCCTCATGAGCAATTTGAATAAACACATTCTGGTCTCGTTCATGCCGCCTTCTCCATTCTGCTCGAGGATCGGTTATTTCTAGATTTTTCTTCTAAGATTCAGAGGTAAACTAAAGTCGTCGTTGAGAGTACACAAAACAGATTTAGGATATATTTTTACGAAGGCtgtattattttcatttactgtaaaatttaattcaaggGAGAGGGGGTATAAATGAGGCACAAATACgcagctttttttcttatcaaattTTGCGAGTTAGTGTGGATAAAACATCTTTAGCGGGACAACATACACGAATCCCGCCATATTCGCATGCAAACGaatctttttctaaaaaaatcgTAGTAGAGAAAATGGGAGGGGGGTAAAGAATAGGACAgaacgaaaaacaacaaagccAAAGACGAAAAATGCTGACGATCTGGAAAATACAGATAAAGTATCATAAATGGTAGATGAAAAATGTAAGAttgaaaaaaggcaaatgatATAAAACCGTTTTCTATCAAGACccgaaaaagatttttgacgACAACGGTATGCAAAGTGCCGACGTGAAGGCAAGTGTTGTTAGGATGGAGACAAAGGCGTGTGATCATGATGATGGGttcaccaaaagaaaacgtGATATCTACTTTGTCCTGTGGCGATTCGACAATCTACCGATTCTTAgacttcttgtttttcttcttcttctggcgtCCGTTGTTTGTTGATGTGGCCACGTTATCCGTTCCACCGAGACCGGCCTGATCGAGGTTATCGACATCCgcttcgtcatcttcatcttcttcttcaatacGATCCTGAACGTTGTTTTCGGGATCCATCTTATCGATCAAAGGAAAATTAGTTTGAGCTGGCGGAACAAGCACCTTGCCATGTGAATCAATATCCCACCTGGTTATTATTCGTGTAATCCGGAATTGATCGATTATTGTTGCCGTTGTCATCACTGCCATCGAGCGGATTGGTTGCGTTACGTAACGATGCCGACAAAGATTCAGAGCTCGAATCAGCCGATTGGTTATATTCGCTCATTCTCTTAATGACCATCTCAGCCTGCATGGCGTCTTGCTCCAGTGATTTCAAACGAGCCTCCCTCCATGCCGCTCGTTTCTTAGCCTATATCAAACGTGCACAATTCCATCTCATTATTCACTGTATTAGTAGGTGTTAATTTACAATGTATACCTGTAAAGCTCTTTGCTCAGTTGGCGATAACATTTTCTCCTCTTCACTGAGTTCTAAACCCTGCGACAAATGAACGAGACGTTAAATTGGcttaaactaaataaaataattcggAAACTTACCTCGCGTGTTAGTTTATCCTTAAGACGTTTTTCTGCTTTGGCGGTACGAACGATGGAAGGATGCTGGGCTGTCGGGACGGTTGTGACCTGATAGTATCAAGTTGTTTTTAACATAAGTTGGTGTTTAGATCAGATGCTAAAAGTTTGCTAAATTACCGTGACGGCTACAGCGACGGGCTCAACATGGGGTTCGTTTGCTTCATCTatttcatcttcatcctcttcaTCAACGTCGTCTAAACGGCTCATGTTGAGCAGTTGCTCGCTAGTAAGATTGGCAATTTTCCTTTCtgaatattcaaaattatCAATTGAAATTAGTTGTATTTCGAAGACATTTTACTATGTAAAACTtgccttcttcttgtttcaatttgttgaCTTCATCCTCACTCAAAAAGCTGAATCTCTTTTCTGTAAGAATGCAACTGTTAGTCACTACTAATAACAAGTACACTACATTTACGAATTTACCAGGTTTAGCTGCGGGTGTAATTGTCTCTTCAATCTCCTTCTCAAAGAATCGCTTCTTGGCACTAAAAGTCATCTTATCCGGGCTGGGACCAGTCAAACCAACTCCCTGCGGTGCCGTTTTCGGTACGGCGGGAGTGGCGGGAGGAGGCATGGCATCCTAACGGACAACAACGAGAAACGCGGAAGAGACAACCTCAAAAACAGTTAGTATAACTGATacaaagaaacgaaataaaaccaaaaagtgAAAGAACGAGAGGGAAATTTTTGGCAACGATGAAAAGAATTGGCAGTGGCACAAAAGCGTCAAGACGTGTCATCGTATCGATTAGATCACCTGGATTATGGGAGGAATAGGGCTATTGCCACAGCTACTGCTGCTGCGATCCGATGGATGATCCGAACCGGCATGTCGCAAAGCCGTCGGAGTTAATCGCCCCGGAAGCGGGGAGGGTGCCGGCGAAATAGCATCGCCACCTTCTTCAGCAAGACCCGCCTCACCCAAATTAGCGCGAGGAGCTATGGGCTGTGGCAGGGTTATAAATTACCGTTCGGTCCACCGAACCaaaacacacgcacacattCACACGCACAcataaaaagcaaaacaaaaaattagtaaCAAAAAGACGCaagaactgaaaaaaaaagaaacgaagagaGTGAAATAGAAATATGTGAAGGACTGATTCATCGATAGTGAATAATTGAAAGCAAGAAAATGTGAGAGAGCATGATTAGTTGCTGACTGTCCACGTTGAAAATCGAGTTCGATCGATTCAAATCATTCTGTCACTGTCACTTCTTTCAGCAGCGCCCTTGTAAACAACTTTTCCTCAttggatttttgaaaatggttaGACgggaaattgtgaaaatgaaagtgtATAATCAATCATtctcttttcatatttttgtagatttttcCTTGGTTGCGGTTAACATCACATATAGAAAAGTAAATTCATTTGGCGCCTCATACGCTCAATTTTGTCGGAGACCATAAAAATCGTCTTGGCGGGgggagaagagaaggaagagtcaATGATAATGAGCGAGGGAATAATGGGAACACCTTTCGAATCTTTGGTATCCATCAAGGGCCACttcggtttgtttgttttttgtttaaatagaaggaaagaaaagggaggtaATAAGGGGGAGAGGAAATAACGGAGTCGAATCGGGTAATAATCCAAAACGTCAATAATTGATAACAACTTTGTGCGGATGAAAGAAGCGGTCCCGATCCATATTTTCCATAAATCGACGCATATAAAACTTTATTCTCAACACACAATTGGACCGCCGTTTCTCAGCAGCGTGGGGGAACACTTGATGTTGATGATCCGTCATCAATTGTTAAGTTTAGCAATCGACAGAATTCCTGCTATAAATCCGTCGGATTCTgctcgttaaaaaaagaaaaatggaaaaaaattgctgtCATTTTATTGATCATGTTGAAGCAGGGGAGGCTTTTGGGAACTGCAGGACACGGGGCGAGCGGGTAGGCACTCGGAGCCTTTTGATCTCCTTGCCGGAGAGGTTGGACATCATGCTCTCTCCCATTCTCCTCATGCAGGGTGTTTCAGATGCCAGAACAACAATCTTTCTTGCATAACTATCATGCGCTCTGGCAACGaccagaaatttttaaaaattaaaaaaaaaagaaaaacgaagatttgtttttctattaaaaacACGAGTCGGGTAAAACATTAACACTAACAAATTCCTTGCGGGCGGGGAATTCGGACAGCATTCTCGAAAAAGTTAGTATTTATAGCTTAAAAATACCCTTTGGTGATAGTTGGTTTAGAGGGGAAAAACACAATCATGCTAGAGTTACGTAGTGGTCTCGTAACAGCACACACTGAAAGTCAATACTTCAGGTGGATGTTAACAGTCAGAAGCGAGCGACAAGACAGGAAAGAGCCAGAGTGTGAGGACAGGATGAACAAACATAAATACCACTTACCGTGCTTGTTTGCGGAGCTAGTGTATGTTTTGACATGACaatcgtcgtcgttttcatgTCAACTCGATTTGGACCAGGCGATTTAGGCACCATGTTAGACACGAGCATTTCAGCAGCTCGGACAGCGTCCAACACctgaaaacaaacacaacatcatcaaataaagtattttttaaaaaaatcaattaaataaatgaattgatTTACCTTCTCTGAAGTTTTGTCTCGATCACCCAACATCGGACTGACCGGCAAAGAAGAACCAGTGGTCTTGGCAATTTCTTCGGATTCTTCACGATCACAGCAACCGTCGTCTTGAGCCTCGTCTCCCTAAAAATGAGTACACGCGGTTATCGAAGAAAATTCCAGCAAATCAAAATATGAATTACCTTGATAATGTTGACGTGATTGGGCTCCTCGCCAATTCGATCAAGACTCGAAACACTTTCGGATGTTGATTTTGCTTCGCGAGTTAGTACGCCCTCTGATTGGAGTCGTTCTACTTCAGCAGCATCGTATCCATCGCAGATGAGCAAATGGATGACATCGCCGGAAGTCCTTAAAGAGTTCACAGACTCCTGATGAGAGGCTCCCAGCAAGCTAATACCGTTCACCTCAAGCAAACGCATACCGACCTATTAGAGcgtttcaaaacaaacaagtcaaaatttgTTCCCGAAAATAAATTggagaaaacaataaataataccTTCAAACGGCCATCTCGTCTAGCTGCACCGCCGTGATTGATTTTGGAGATGAAAACACCTTCGTCGTGTTTGTTGAGAGGATTACCCGGATGTCCACGCAAACCACCTTTAATGTTCATGCCAAGTTTCTCGCCTTCGTTCCTGTAAATTGTCAATTCCTGCAACCCTTTCGGTGGCGGATCGTGTTGAACGGTCAAGATGAGCTCCGCTGTGGGTTCCAACAGTGCTTGGACAGCATCCTGGTGGCTTGCCTTGGAAACATCCCTGCCGTTAACCTTGAGGATCCGATCACCGATCCGTAGTCGCATCGTTTTAGCAGCCACACCTTCCGGAATGACCTAAAAACACGCACAAAAAAGAGTGAGTACACAATTTTGTCGACACCACcccaaaacgaaattaaatgCTCAAATACTTTCGATATGAAGACTCCCGGGTCGTCGGCACCAAATGGTACACACGAATGATCGTTCCCACCGACAATGCTAAGACCCAACGGACCGGCACCTTTCTGCAGAATCACATCCTGGCGTGagataaacaacaaaaaagattgttAATGGCGGGTTCGTTGAAAATCATGAACACCGACAGATTCACCGTAATATCgtcgaatatttttattttatttagtcaAAACTTTTCATATACCTCAATAACGATAGGAAGTGCACCGAGTTTATTGTTGGTGACGCGGGTGACGATGGTTTCCGTCAGTGTACTTTTTGTGATGGTTTCCGTGACTTTGCCCAACTGGGTGGGCACGGCAGGGAACTGAAATTCGCTCAGCGCCCCACCAACAGGATCTGGTTGCTTGACATTGATGACGATACTAGAACCGGGCTGCTGAGGCTCAGGTTGAACGAAATGAGCTGGTATCATGGCCTGGAATTGTTCATTGGTAACGTGCTTCGGCACTTCCTCTCCGGACGGCAAGGCCAAGGCGTTTTTCGCTGTCGGAAGCGGCGACGGCTCTACATTTCCGCTCTTTCTTTCAGGAGACGCGGCAAGGAATTGCTGCCGGGCTGATTGGTTGACGCTCGGTGAACTATTGACGCGACATTATTACATGGATGAAGGTCATGAAAGAAGGATGATCAACTTTCTACTACCTTGTAGTCAAAGGTGATGACATGGAACCAATCAAGGGCGACGTCGGCATGCTTGAAAGGCCAGCATAATTAGGCCGGTTGGCCATATAACTATTGGGGCTGTATAGGCTGGTGTAAGGTCGTGGAGTACCAAACATCTTTGGTGATTTTAAATGGCTAGGAGGAAGCCATGATTCACGCTCCACAACCAACCGGACGAAACGTTCCAAACCAGTCAGCATGGCAACAACTTGATCGTGCCGAGCACCTTCCACATCGACGCCATTgatctgaaatttaaaaaaaaaaggcaaagggTAATTTAAGCGGaagtaaacaataaaatgcaaattttgacTCACGGAAATGACGTGATCTCCAATTTTCAGTTTGCCGTCTTTTTCGGCAGGCCCTCCTTCCATAATGCGGGATACGTAGACGGACTGTAAACAAATAATCACAAACGTTTTAatattaagaaagaaaacaagtggcTTTTTAAGACTTACATCTGATCCATCTTTGTAAGGATTGCCTCCTTTGCCTCCTGAGATGCTGAAACCCAAACCTGTATGGTCTCGTAACAGCGTAATATACACACGCTCCTTTCTTAGCTCCAGACCATTTGGTTGTTTAGCACCCATTTCAGCGGGCATGGATTGCGACTGAGTCGGTGGTGGAGGAGGTTGCGAAGCCGGGCGAATAATTTGCGATGATAGGCTACTAGGGAAAGAAGTGAGCACCGGGGCAACAGACGTTGGGGCAACTGGAGAAACAGCGGATTTGTTGGGCACCATTGAACTAGGAGGTGGTGAATATGGGCGCTGATCCACAATAGCCGTCTCGGAATGGACTTGATTGGctaccgctgctgctgcttgagACTGGGTGAAACTAAGTCGGGGAGCAGGGTTTGGCACACCGTTGCTGATCGGTTTGTCCATCTCTCTAACACCCTGTAGACTGGAACTCGAGCCGATAGACATTCTGGGAGCCGGTTTAGGTGGTGCTGCAGGTACTGCAGAGGGCTCTGATATCAACGGCGAGGCGGGCTTTTCTGATTCTGGCTGTTCTTGTTGTCGCATCTGCTGCTCCTCCTCTTCGCCTGCAGGCGGAACAAGTCGGGTCACCTCTCTGATGAAGTGCACCACCAGACTAGGGCCGGCAGCTTTTAGAATGTCCACCGCTTCATAGTGATCAACGTCAATGCACGACATCCCATTGACGGCCACCAGTTTGTCACCCACTCGCAATCCTGCCATTTCGGCCGGCCCACCTTCGGTCACTCTAGATATGAAGATACCTTCGTCGTCACCACGATAAGGAGTGGACCCTTTTCCGCCGGCGATACTCAGTCCCAAGCCACTTGTTGTCCTTTCGATGTGAATCTCGTATTGAATCTCCAAGACTTCCACCTGCTGTTCGTTATCGACAGACTCGTCCTGAAAaccaaattacaaaaaaaaaagtcttaatcatttgttttcaaaactgAATAGTGATGATGGCTTACATCAGGGAGCGGAGGTGGCGTAGGAAGACgatcttcctcatcttcagACTGGTTCGATGACGTAGACGGCTGCTGGGGCTGTTGCTGGGTCATCTCCTGTTTCTTGAGAGCGCTTGTAATCAATGCCATAGCCTTTTCCTTGTCCATTGGTTCGTgaattcgtttgtttttcaaatagtGAGGTGTATCACGTCTTGACAGCTTAGACTTTTCATGAGGAACTCGTTCGTCTCCTCCATCGAAATCCTGACAatacccccccaaaaaatcgatAAGATTCCGGACAACTGTATaggtaacaaaagaaaaacaaactaaatACCTCTTCATTTTCATCGGCTTCTTCTATGCTTCTATGTTCGTATTGGTCGACAAAGGCAACAGCTTTTTCATGAATCTCTGGTACTGGAGACGGCGAAGATGTTTGCCTCTGGTCTTCGTATTGCTGCTCTTTGGGATATATTGGTCCACTTCGGCCCGTGAATTCGTCATCTCTTCGGTCAGGCAAATCAATCAGTTGAAGTGGAGGCAAAGGAGACGATCGCCGATAAGGCAATTCTTGTGCAGTACGATCTGGTTTGAAAGCTTCGCCTTCTTTAAGTCCATCCTGTTCGTCATGATGGACGACTTTGCCATCGATTTTCTTGCCTTTGAAATGTTTCTGAGCCTTGGCTTTCAGGTCCTTGGGATGTGGCGTGTTGTGACGCACAAAAGGAGTCTCCTTGTCGTCATCTCCATCAGAATCTTCGGCAAATTTGACGAAAGAGGTCCGGTTGGGGTCAGCGGTGTCACTGTCTGCATCCGTCTGCGACATCATGGGCGGCGAAGACACTGAGGCCACTAAATGGTCAGAATCGGAGCCATCATCCAGCTGCTCTTGTTGTAGGTGCTGGTGAAGCTGCTCGCTCGAGAATCGCGTGCCAGACCGATAAAGACGGCCTTCGACCAACGAGTCTGATGAGCCAGGACCAGAACCAGGACGTGGGGTGCGGGTGCGGAATTAGAATGCACACAAATACgtagacaaaacaaaaagaaaacaacgtACACACAGCCCCCAAAGGTGGTGCGCAGGATCGGTGAGTGAGGGTTGGGATTCAGGTAGTGGGTTGGACGTAAGGACCAAGGGTAGGAGGTGCCGGTGCAGCTTGTTTTAATTAAAGCGTTCGCCATTTGCAGAGCACAACTATCACAACATCCACAAATaacatccaccaccaccatcattcCTCCCACTCCCACAACATAAGGAATTCCTGGAATCCCGCTTCAAGTTCTAATCGGATTAGTAGGG
Coding sequences within it:
- the LOC124204852 gene encoding protein lap4-like isoform X1, translated to MFKIFKGCNRQVEYVDKRHCSLPSVPEDLWRYSRSLEELLLDANHIRDLPKNFFRLAKLRKLSLSDNEIQRIPQDIQNFENLVELDVSRNDISDIPETIKHVKALQVADFSSNPIPRLPAGFVQLKNLTVLGLNDMSLSSLPLDFGSLSNLQSVELRENLLRTLPESMSQLTKLERLDLGDNDIEILPAHIGSLPALTELWLDHNQLGQLPKELCQLTNLACLDVSENHLDSMPEEIGGLISLTDLHLSQNFLESLPDGIGALSKLTILKVDQNRLTTLNYSIGKCVALQELILTENFLTELPTSIGNMTKLTNLNVDRNRLHELPVEVGHLVCLNVLSLRENKLHFLPNELGDCSELHVLDVSGNRLQYLPLSLTGLNLKAIWLSENQAQPMLTFQTDIDEHTGEQVLTCFLLPQLEYQNEQQGAPALLRRWGGNGPIGWRANVSPWFHTPLFGSSFSIDDVTFVASVSSPPMMSQTDADSDTADPNRTSFVKFAEDSDGDDDKETPFVRHNTPHPKDLKAKAQKHFKGKKIDGKVVHHDEQDGLKEGEAFKPDRTAQELPYRRSSPLPPLQLIDLPDRRDDEFTGRSGPIYPKEQQYEDQRQTSSPSPVPEIHEKAVAFVDQYEHRSIEEADENEEDFDGGDERVPHEKSKLSRRDTPHYLKNKRIHEPMDKEKAMALITSALKKQEMTQQQPQQPSTSSNQSEDEEDRLPTPPPLPDDESVDNEQQVEVLEIQYEIHIERTTSGLGLSIAGGKGSTPYRGDDEGIFISRVTEGGPAEMAGLRVGDKLVAVNGMSCIDVDHYEAVDILKAAGPSLVVHFIREVTRLVPPAGEEEEQQMRQQEQPESEKPASPLISEPSAVPAAPPKPAPRMSIGSSSSLQGVREMDKPISNGVPNPAPRLSFTQSQAAAAVANQVHSETAIVDQRPYSPPPSSMVPNKSAVSPVAPTSVAPVLTSFPSSLSSQIIRPASQPPPPPTQSQSMPAEMGAKQPNGLELRKERVYITLLRDHTGLGFSISGGKGGNPYKDGSDSVYVSRIMEGGPAEKDGKLKIGDHVISINGVDVEGARHDQVVAMLTGLERFVRLVVERESWLPPSHLKSPKMFGTPRPYTSLYSPNSYMANRPNYAGLSSMPTSPLIGSMSSPLTTSSPSVNQSARQQFLAASPERKSGNVEPSPLPTAKNALALPSGEEVPKHVTNEQFQAMIPAHFVQPEPQQPGSSIVINVKQPDPVGGALSEFQFPAVPTQLGKVTETITKSTLTETIVTRVTNNKLGALPIVIEDVILQKGAGPLGLSIVGGNDHSCVPFGADDPGVFISKVIPEGVAAKTMRLRIGDRILKVNGRDVSKASHQDAVQALLEPTAELILTVQHDPPPKGLQELTIYRNEGEKLGMNIKGGLRGHPGNPLNKHDEGVFISKINHGGAARRDGRLKVGMRLLEVNGISLLGASHQESVNSLRTSGDVIHLLICDGYDAAEVERLQSEGVLTREAKSTSESVSSLDRIGEEPNHVNIIKGDEAQDDGCCDREESEEIAKTTGSSLPVSPMLGDRDKTSEKVLDAVRAAEMLVSNMVPKSPGPNRVDMKTTTIVMSKHTLAPQTSTPIAPRANLGEAGLAEEGGDAISPAPSPLPGRLTPTALRHAGSDHPSDRSSSSCGNSPIPPIIQDAMPPPATPAVPKTAPQGVGLTGPSPDKMTFSAKKRFFEKEIEETITPAAKPEKRFSFLSEDEVNKLKQEEERKIANLTSEQLLNMSRLDDVDEEDEDEIDEANEPHVEPVAVAVTVTTVPTAQHPSIVRTAKAEKRLKDKLTREGLELSEEEKMLSPTEQRALQAKKRAAWREARLKSLEQDAMQAEMVIKRMSEYNQSADSSSESLSASLRNATNPLDGSDDNGNNNRSIPDYTNNNQMDPENNVQDRIEEEDEDDEADVDNLDQAGLGGTDNVATSTNNGRQKKKKNKKSKNR
- the LOC124204852 gene encoding protein lap4-like isoform X6, with translation MFKIFKGCNRQVEYVDKRHCSLPSVPEDLWRYSRSLEELLLDANHIRDLPKNFFRLAKLRKLSLSDNEIQRIPQDIQNFENLVELDVSRNDISDIPETIKHVKALQVADFSSNPIPRLPAGFVQLKNLTVLGLNDMSLSSLPLDFGSLSNLQSVELRENLLRTLPESMSQLTKLERLDLGDNDIEILPAHIGSLPALTELWLDHNQLGQLPKELCQLTNLACLDVSENHLDSMPEEIGGLISLTDLHLSQNFLESLPDGIGALSKLTILKVDQNRLTTLNYSIGKCVALQELILTENFLTELPTSIGNMTKLTNLNVDRNRLHELPVEVGHLVCLNVLSLRENKLHFLPNELGDCSELHVLDVSGNRLQYLPLSLTGLNLKAIWLSENQAQPMLTFQTDIDEHTGEQVLTCFLLPQLEYQNEQQVASVSSPPMMSQTDADSDTADPNRTSFVKFAEDSDGDDDKETPFVRHNTPHPKDLKAKAQKHFKGKKIDGKVVHHDEQDGLKEGEAFKPDRTAQELPYRRSSPLPPLQLIDLPDRRDDEFTGRSGPIYPKEQQYEDQRQTSSPSPVPEIHEKAVAFVDQYEHRSIEEADENEEDFDGGDERVPHEKSKLSRRDTPHYLKNKRIHEPMDKEKAMALITSALKKQEMTQQQPQQPSTSSNQSEDEEDRLPTPPPLPDDESVDNEQQVEVLEIQYEIHIERTTSGLGLSIAGGKGSTPYRGDDEGIFISRVTEGGPAEMAGLRVGDKLVAVNGMSCIDVDHYEAVDILKAAGPSLVVHFIREVTRLVPPAGEEEEQQMRQQEQPESEKPASPLISEPSAVPAAPPKPAPRMSIGSSSSLQGVREMDKPISNGVPNPAPRLSFTQSQAAAAVANQVHSETAIVDQRPYSPPPSSMVPNKSAVSPVAPTSVAPVLTSFPSSLSSQIIRPASQPPPPPTQSQSMPAEMGAKQPNGLELRKERVYITLLRDHTGLGFSISGGKGGNPYKDGSDSVYVSRIMEGGPAEKDGKLKIGDHVISINGVDVEGARHDQVVAMLTGLERFVRLVVERESWLPPSHLKSPKMFGTPRPYTSLYSPNSYMANRPNYAGLSSMPTSPLIGSMSSPLTTSSPSVNQSARQQFLAASPERKSGNVEPSPLPTAKNALALPSGEEVPKHVTNEQFQAMIPAHFVQPEPQQPGSSIVINVKQPDPVGGALSEFQFPAVPTQLGKVTETITKSTLTETIVTRVTNNKLGALPIVIEDVILQKGAGPLGLSIVGGNDHSCVPFGADDPGVFISKVIPEGVAAKTMRLRIGDRILKVNGRDVSKASHQDAVQALLEPTAELILTVQHDPPPKGLQELTIYRNEGEKLGMNIKGGLRGHPGNPLNKHDEGVFISKINHGGAARRDGRLKVGMRLLEVNGISLLGASHQESVNSLRTSGDVIHLLICDGYDAAEVERLQSEGVLTREAKSTSESVSSLDRIGEEPNHVNIIKGDEAQDDGCCDREESEEIAKTTGSSLPVSPMLGDRDKTSEKVLDAVRAAEMLVSNMVPKSPGPNRVDMKTTTIVMSKHTLAPQTSTDAMPPPATPAVPKTAPQGVGLTGPSPDKMTFSAKKRFFEKEIEETITPAAKPEKRFSFLSEDEVNKLKQEEERKIANLTSEQLLNMSRLDDVDEEDEDEIDEANEPHVEPVAVAVTVTTVPTAQHPSIVRTAKAEKRLKDKLTREGLELSEEEKMLSPTEQRALQAKKRAAWREARLKSLEQDAMQAEMVIKRMSEYNQSADSSSESLSASLRNATNPLDGSDDNGNNNRSIPDYTNNNQMDPENNVQDRIEEEDEDDEADVDNLDQAGLGGTDNVATSTNNGRQKKKKNKKSKNR
- the LOC124204852 gene encoding protein lap4-like isoform X3 — encoded protein: MFKIFKGCNRQVEYVDKRHCSLPSVPEDLWRYSRSLEELLLDANHIRDLPKNFFRLAKLRKLSLSDNEIQRIPQDIQNFENLVELDVSRNDISDIPETIKHVKALQVADFSSNPIPRLPAGFVQLKNLTVLGLNDMSLSSLPLDFGSLSNLQSVELRENLLRTLPESMSQLTKLERLDLGDNDIEILPAHIGSLPALTELWLDHNQLGQLPKELCQLTNLACLDVSENHLDSMPEEIGGLISLTDLHLSQNFLESLPDGIGALSKLTILKVDQNRLTTLNYSIGKCVALQELILTENFLTELPTSIGNMTKLTNLNVDRNRLHELPVEVGHLVCLNVLSLRENKLHFLPNELGDCSELHVLDVSGNRLQYLPLSLTGLNLKAIWLSENQAQPMLTFQTDIDEHTGEQVLTCFLLPQLEYQNEQQVASVSSPPMMSQTDADSDTADPNRTSFVKFAEDSDGDDDKETPFVRHNTPHPKDLKAKAQKHFKGKKIDGKVVHHDEQDGLKEGEAFKPDRTAQELPYRRSSPLPPLQLIDLPDRRDDEFTGRSGPIYPKEQQYEDQRQTSSPSPVPEIHEKAVAFVDQYEHRSIEEADENEEDFDGGDERVPHEKSKLSRRDTPHYLKNKRIHEPMDKEKAMALITSALKKQEMTQQQPQQPSTSSNQSEDEEDRLPTPPPLPDDESVDNEQQVEVLEIQYEIHIERTTSGLGLSIAGGKGSTPYRGDDEGIFISRVTEGGPAEMAGLRVGDKLVAVNGMSCIDVDHYEAVDILKAAGPSLVVHFIREVTRLVPPAGEEEEQQMRQQEQPESEKPASPLISEPSAVPAAPPKPAPRMSIGSSSSLQGVREMDKPISNGVPNPAPRLSFTQSQAAAAVANQVHSETAIVDQRPYSPPPSSMVPNKSAVSPVAPTSVAPVLTSFPSSLSSQIIRPASQPPPPPTQSQSMPAEMGAKQPNGLELRKERVYITLLRDHTGLGFSISGGKGGNPYKDGSDSVYVSRIMEGGPAEKDGKLKIGDHVISINGVDVEGARHDQVVAMLTGLERFVRLVVERESWLPPSHLKSPKMFGTPRPYTSLYSPNSYMANRPNYAGLSSMPTSPLIGSMSSPLTTSSPSVNQSARQQFLAASPERKSGNVEPSPLPTAKNALALPSGEEVPKHVTNEQFQAMIPAHFVQPEPQQPGSSIVINVKQPDPVGGALSEFQFPAVPTQLGKVTETITKSTLTETIVTRVTNNKLGALPIVIEDVILQKGAGPLGLSIVGGNDHSCVPFGADDPGVFISKVIPEGVAAKTMRLRIGDRILKVNGRDVSKASHQDAVQALLEPTAELILTVQHDPPPKGLQELTIYRNEGEKLGMNIKGGLRGHPGNPLNKHDEGVFISKINHGGAARRDGRLKVGMRLLEVNGISLLGASHQESVNSLRTSGDVIHLLICDGYDAAEVERLQSEGVLTREAKSTSESVSSLDRIGEEPNHVNIIKGDEAQDDGCCDREESEEIAKTTGSSLPVSPMLGDRDKTSEKVLDAVRAAEMLVSNMVPKSPGPNRVDMKTTTIVMSKHTLAPQTSTPIAPRANLGEAGLAEEGGDAISPAPSPLPGRLTPTALRHAGSDHPSDRSSSSCGNSPIPPIIQDAMPPPATPAVPKTAPQGVGLTGPSPDKMTFSAKKRFFEKEIEETITPAAKPEKRFSFLSEDEVNKLKQEEERKIANLTSEQLLNMSRLDDVDEEDEDEIDEANEPHVEPVAVAVTVTTVPTAQHPSIVRTAKAEKRLKDKLTREGLELSEEEKMLSPTEQRALQAKKRAAWREARLKSLEQDAMQAEMVIKRMSEYNQSADSSSESLSASLRNATNPLDGSDDNGNNNRSIPDYTNNNQMDPENNVQDRIEEEDEDDEADVDNLDQAGLGGTDNVATSTNNGRQKKKKNKKSKNR